A window from Thunnus albacares chromosome 19, fThuAlb1.1, whole genome shotgun sequence encodes these proteins:
- the LOC122969767 gene encoding ictacalcin-like — MSDVQQAMALLITSFNKYSGKEGDKYTLSKGELKELLQNELSELLSKANDKAALDRIFKDLDTNKDNSVDFGEFVNLVSCLTQMCHEYFTNKK; from the exons ATGTCTGACGTCCAGCAGGCTATGGCTCTCCTCATCACCTCCTTCAATAAATACTCTGGCAAAGAGGGGGACAAATACACCCTGAGTAAGGGAGAGCTGAAAGAGCTTCTTCAGAATGAATTGTCGGAGCTTCTGAGC AAAGCCAATGACAAGGCAGCATTAGACCGCATTTTCAAGGACCTGGACACAAACAAGGACAACAGCGTGGACTTTGGTGAATTTGTCAACTTGGTGTCCTGCCTCACTCAGATGTGCCATGAGTActtcacaaacaaaaaatag
- the s100a10a gene encoding protein S100-A10a, giving the protein MPSELETAMESLIKVFHRYASKDGKSGTLNRRELRELMENELSNFLRSQKDPAAVDKIMKDLDTNGDGQVDFEEFVSLVVGLSIACEQCYQMHMKKTAKK; this is encoded by the exons ATGCCTTCAGAACTGGAGACAGCCATGGAGTCACTCATCAAGGTGTTCCACCGTTACGCCTCCAAGGACGGCAAGAGCGGCACACTCAACAGGCGAGAGCTCAGAGAGCTGATGGAGAACGAGCTGTCTAACTTTCTCAGG TCTCAGAAGGACCCTGCTGCTGTCGACAAGATCATGAAGGACCTGGACACAAATGGCGACGGCCAGGTGGACTTTGAGGAGTTTGTTTCTCTGGTTGTTGGACTTTCCATTGCCTGTGAGCAGTGCTATCAGATGCACATGAAGAAGACAGCAAAGAAGTAA